The Eriocheir sinensis breed Jianghai 21 unplaced genomic scaffold, ASM2467909v1 Scaffold1317, whole genome shotgun sequence genome contains a region encoding:
- the LOC126989823 gene encoding stromal cell-derived factor 2-like isoform X2 — protein sequence MRLQGILCLCSLLACVKGRGVQHVTCGSVVKLYNSYYKVRLHSHDVKYGSGSGQQSVTGTPQQEDHNSNWLLKGTAKKSCKRGEPVQCGQTLRLEHLATKRNLHSHQFSSPLSDKQEISAFGEEGEGDSGDDWMVICDGEAWDRNQDVMLRHVDTDMYLGVTGQQYGRPIHGQNEVVGLNRPGVQAKWLTMEGVFINPSDPSEDNRIFHDPSEF from the exons atgagaCTGCAGGGAATACTGTGTCTGTGCTCCTTGCTGGCGTGTGTCAAAG GACGAGGGGTGCAGCATGTGACCTGTGGCTCTGTGGTGAAGCTGTACAACTCTTACTATAAG GTGCGTCTCCACTCCCACGATGTCAAGTATGGGTCAGGGTCAGGTCAGCAGAGTGTCACTGGCACACCACAGCAGGAAGACCACAACTCCAACTGGCTCCTCAAGGGAACAGCCAAAAAATCTTGCAAACGAGG GGAGCCCGTGCAATGTGGCCAGACACTGCGATTGGAGCACTTAGCCACCAAGAGGAACCTTCACTCCCACCAGTTCTCGTCCCCGCTCTCTGACAAGCAGGAAATCTCAGCATttggggaggagggtgaaggagactcTGGAGACGACTGGATGGTGATCTGCGATGGGGAGGCGTGGGACCGCAACCAAGATGTTATGCTGAGACATGTTGACACAGACAT GTACCTGGGGGTGACTGGGCAGCAGTACGGCCGCCCCATCCACGGCCAGAACGAGGTGGTAGGTTTGAACCGGCCGGGTGTGCAGGCCAAGTGGCTGACCATGGAGGGTGTGTTCATTAATCCTTCAGACCCCAGCGAGGATAACAGGATATTCCATGACCCTTCTGAGTTCTGA